Within the Bradyrhizobium cosmicum genome, the region GCTGGACAGGTTCAGTTTGGTATCTCTGCAGAAGACGTCCATCACTTCATGGCTGTCGATGGAAAGGCTCTTGCAGAAAACACCAATCTCGTTGGCAAAGGCGACCTTCACCGCGTGCCAGACGTTGTCGGAGTATTTGATCATCTCCGCCACTTCGATCGACGTTCGAATGATCGGCGCCTCGATCGGGCCATAGAGCGCTTCCAGCGCGCTGGCAGTCCGATCGTCCTCGACGCCGATAACAGTCTTGGGTGGCGCGAAGAAATCTTCAAGGGCTGTCCCTTCACGGAGAAACTCCGGATTCGAGCCAACCCCGAAATCTACACCTGCCTTTTTGCCGCTCGCCTTCTCCAGCTCCGGAATAATAACACTCCGTATGGTGCCGGGCAGCACAGTCGATCGGATAATCACCGAATGATATGAGTCTTTCTCGACAAGTGCGCTACCGATCTCGGCACAGACGAATCTTAGAGCTGCAGTGTCGAGATCGCCGTTCCGCTTGCTTGGCGTTCCAACGCAGATAAGCGACAAATCAGTTCCGAGCACGGCATCCCGCGCGTCGCGGGTTGCCCTGAGCTGCCCGTTGGAGACTGCAGCAGAAATCTTCTCGCCAAGGCCCTTCTCGATAACGGGCGGCTTGCCTTCATTTATCAGGGCGACCTTGGCCTCGGCGGGATCAACCCCAATCACGGAATGGCCGAACGAGCTGAGACATCCGGCCGTTACAGCCCCGACATACCCTAACCCAAAAACACTGACTCTCATGTTCAAATCACTACTAAATAAATCGATCCGCCAAAGTAGTTATCCTATTTAAAATACGCCGGGCAACAATTAACGCAACATGTTTAATTAGTGAACCTTTTCAAGCGCGCCGCGACCTAACATTTATTGCCTGCACGTCGGGTTCCCGGTAAGACCTCCAAAGCCAGGACTTAGCTGTGTAATGGAGCGGCGGCGCTCCGCCATATCTCTATTAATCGTGGCACATAGACCCC harbors:
- a CDS encoding nucleotide sugar dehydrogenase; this encodes MRVSVFGLGYVGAVTAGCLSSFGHSVIGVDPAEAKVALINEGKPPVIEKGLGEKISAAVSNGQLRATRDARDAVLGTDLSLICVGTPSKRNGDLDTAALRFVCAEIGSALVEKDSYHSVIIRSTVLPGTIRSVIIPELEKASGKKAGVDFGVGSNPEFLREGTALEDFFAPPKTVIGVEDDRTASALEALYGPIEAPIIRTSIEVAEMIKYSDNVWHAVKVAFANEIGVFCKSLSIDSHEVMDVFCRDTKLNLSSYYLKPGFSFGGSCLPKDVRALVHKAKSLDLDLPLLGAVLPSNERQTSRGFEMIVQLEKRPVSILGMSFKAGTDDLRESPILEIVERLIGKGYDIRIFDRNISLSKLVGANKDYLLRMIPHVSSLLVETLDEALLHGGIIVVGNADPEFRTIGDRLRPGQFVVDLVRIKDHSRLVGNYNGISW